The proteins below come from a single Brevundimonas sp. LM2 genomic window:
- a CDS encoding YccF domain-containing protein, which produces MIRLILNILWFIFGGWISGLLWLLGGAILAITIVGLPWTFAAWRIASYSFWPFGREVVWREPESTELGSGCFGIGLNVIWFVFAGWYIALSHVIIAVAEAITIIGIPFAIKDLELAKLALAPIGRTIRDKP; this is translated from the coding sequence GTGATCAGACTGATCCTGAACATCCTGTGGTTCATCTTCGGTGGCTGGATCAGCGGCCTGCTGTGGCTGCTCGGCGGCGCGATCCTGGCGATCACCATCGTCGGCCTGCCCTGGACCTTCGCCGCGTGGCGGATCGCGAGCTACTCCTTCTGGCCGTTCGGACGAGAGGTCGTCTGGCGCGAGCCGGAGTCGACCGAGCTGGGGTCAGGCTGTTTCGGCATCGGCCTGAACGTCATCTGGTTCGTCTTCGCCGGATGGTACATCGCCCTGTCGCACGTGATCATCGCCGTGGCCGAGGCCATCACCATCATCGGCATCCCCTTCGCCATCAAGGATCTGGAACTGGCCAAACTGGCCCTGGCCCCGATCGGGCGGACCATCCGCGACAAGCCCTGA
- a CDS encoding alpha/beta fold hydrolase — MATILTADGTEIFYRDWGSGQPIVFHHGWPLSGDDWDAQMLFFLGQGYRVIAHDRRGHGRSGESFDGNEMDTYAADVAALAAHLDLRDAIHVGHSTGGGEVARYVARHGAGRVAKAVLIGAVPPIMLKTEQNPGGLPIEVFDGFRAALAANRSVFYRDVAGGPFYGFNRPGAKVLEPVIDNWWRQGMAGSAKSHYDCIKAFSETDFTEDLTSIDVPVLVLHGEDDQIVPIDDSARIAITLLKHGTLKTYPSLPHGMCTTDAETINADLLAFFKA, encoded by the coding sequence ATGGCGACCATCCTGACGGCGGACGGCACGGAAATCTTCTACCGGGACTGGGGCAGCGGTCAGCCGATCGTCTTCCACCACGGCTGGCCGCTGAGCGGGGACGACTGGGACGCCCAGATGCTGTTCTTCCTCGGTCAGGGCTATCGTGTCATCGCCCACGACCGGCGCGGGCATGGCCGCTCGGGCGAGAGCTTCGACGGCAATGAGATGGACACCTATGCCGCCGACGTCGCGGCCTTGGCGGCGCATCTCGACCTGCGCGATGCGATCCACGTCGGCCATTCGACCGGCGGCGGCGAGGTCGCGCGATACGTGGCGCGGCACGGGGCCGGACGCGTGGCCAAGGCCGTCCTGATCGGGGCGGTGCCGCCGATCATGCTGAAGACCGAACAGAACCCCGGTGGTCTGCCGATCGAGGTGTTCGACGGCTTTCGCGCCGCTCTGGCCGCCAACCGCTCAGTCTTCTATCGCGACGTCGCTGGCGGGCCCTTTTATGGCTTCAACCGGCCGGGGGCCAAGGTGCTGGAGCCCGTGATCGACAACTGGTGGCGGCAGGGCATGGCCGGCTCGGCCAAGTCCCACTACGACTGTATCAAGGCCTTCTCAGAAACCGACTTCACCGAGGACCTGACGTCCATCGACGTGCCGGTTCTGGTCCTGCACGGCGAGGACGACCAGATCGTGCCGATCGATGATTCCGCCCGGATCGCCATCACCCTGTTGAAGCACGGCACACTGAAGACCTATCCGAGCCTACCCCACGGCATGTGCACGACCGACGCCGAGACAATCAACGCCGACCTGCTGGCCTTCTTCAAGGCGTAG
- a CDS encoding DUF2171 domain-containing protein, giving the protein MVDVTLIKEHFEVVGSDGGHVGRVDHVLGDQIELAKLDLAGGFKHHMIPISWVESVDDDKVRLSLTKDQAKDQWSEKPSDH; this is encoded by the coding sequence ATGGTAGACGTGACGCTCATCAAGGAACATTTCGAAGTCGTCGGTTCGGACGGCGGCCACGTCGGTCGCGTCGACCACGTGCTGGGCGATCAGATCGAACTGGCCAAGCTGGATCTGGCCGGCGGGTTCAAGCACCACATGATCCCGATCAGCTGGGTCGAGTCCGTGGACGACGACAAGGTCCGCCTGTCGCTGACCAAGGATCAGGCCAAGGACCAGTGGTCCGAGAAGCCCTCCGACCACTAA
- a CDS encoding DUF4169 family protein — protein sequence MADIVNLKSVRKARARATDQATAAANRVSHGLTKSERALARAERERLARVLDQARLED from the coding sequence ATGGCCGACATCGTCAACCTTAAATCCGTGCGGAAGGCCCGCGCCCGGGCCACAGACCAGGCGACGGCCGCTGCCAACCGGGTGAGCCACGGCCTCACGAAATCCGAGCGCGCCCTGGCCAGGGCAGAACGCGAGCGGCTGGCGCGGGTGCTGGACCAGGCCCGTCTCGAGGACTGA
- a CDS encoding type II toxin-antitoxin system CcdA family antitoxin encodes MGKVELNIGIDPELVEQAQRLGISIAGMDERALRLHLQKVDPAGAEARAKRWAEENAEAIKDHNRRIAERGVLSDYLRTW; translated from the coding sequence ATGGGCAAGGTCGAACTGAACATCGGCATCGATCCGGAGCTGGTCGAACAAGCCCAGCGGCTTGGCATCTCCATTGCCGGCATGGACGAACGCGCCCTGCGTCTTCACCTGCAAAAGGTCGATCCGGCCGGTGCCGAAGCGCGCGCGAAACGCTGGGCCGAAGAGAACGCTGAGGCGATCAAGGATCACAATCGCCGCATCGCCGAAAGGGGCGTTCTGTCCGACTACCTTCGAACCTGGTGA